In Agromyces sp. 3263, a single genomic region encodes these proteins:
- a CDS encoding amino acid ABC transporter permease has product MASGWQLFLESFWPIVWGGLSGTIPLALASFVIGLVIALAVALARLSRNRVLSAIGRFYVSVIRGTPLLVQLFVIFYGLPAVGIVIDPWPSAIAAFSLNVGGYAAEIIRAAILSVPKGQWEAGYTIGMSNATTLRRIILPQAARVSVPPLSNTFISLVKDTSLASLILVTELFRVSQEIAAFTQDFMLLYLEAALIYWLFCLALSSGQNALERRLDRYVAQ; this is encoded by the coding sequence GTGGCATCCGGCTGGCAGCTGTTCCTGGAATCGTTCTGGCCGATCGTGTGGGGCGGGCTGAGCGGCACCATTCCGCTCGCGCTCGCCTCATTCGTGATCGGACTCGTCATCGCGCTCGCGGTGGCGCTCGCCCGGCTCTCGAGGAACCGCGTGCTCTCGGCCATCGGCCGGTTCTACGTGTCGGTGATCCGCGGCACACCCCTGCTCGTGCAGCTGTTCGTGATCTTCTACGGGCTTCCGGCCGTGGGCATCGTCATCGATCCGTGGCCGAGCGCCATCGCCGCGTTCTCGCTCAACGTGGGCGGATACGCCGCCGAGATCATCCGGGCGGCGATCCTCTCGGTGCCCAAGGGGCAGTGGGAGGCCGGCTACACGATCGGCATGTCGAACGCGACCACGCTGCGCCGCATCATCCTGCCGCAGGCCGCGCGGGTCTCGGTGCCCCCGCTGTCGAACACGTTCATCTCGCTCGTGAAGGACACGTCGCTCGCGTCGTTGATCCTCGTGACCGAGCTGTTCCGCGTCTCCCAGGAGATCGCCGCGTTCACGCAGGACTTCATGCTGCTCTACCTCGAGGCGGCGCTCATCTACTGGCTGTTCTGCCTCGCCCTCTCCAGCGGGCAGAACGCCCTCGAGAGGAGGCTCGACCGCTATGTCGCCCAGTGA
- a CDS encoding CoA transferase, with translation MHEPDPAMPLGALAGIRVADFSRVLAGPYATMMLADFGADVIKVEPPAGDDTRHWKPPVDAAGEATYFGSVNRNKRSVVLDLTNDRDLAEARRLAASADVVIENFRPGVMDRFGLSYEDVRAANPGVVYCSITGFGAGAGAGLAGYDLLVQAVGGLMSITGEPEGEPAKAGVALVDVLCGQNAVAGILLALRERDRAGLGQRVEANLLQSLLSALTNQAASTLATGHAPRRLGNQHPSIAPYAVFPAADRDLVIAVGNDRQFRALTWALGIPALADDPRYSTNEARVQHRDLLRAELEAALAGRRAGHWVAALGDAGVPAGLVNDVAEAIAFADGLGLEPVVELGGSRTIADPIRLSSAPPAYRTPPPRLDEHAGADWLPRDLRDAPEKGPRA, from the coding sequence ATGCACGAGCCAGACCCGGCGATGCCACTCGGCGCGCTCGCCGGCATCCGGGTCGCCGACTTCTCGCGAGTGCTCGCCGGCCCCTACGCCACCATGATGCTGGCGGACTTCGGCGCCGACGTCATCAAGGTCGAGCCGCCCGCCGGCGACGACACCCGGCACTGGAAGCCTCCGGTCGACGCCGCGGGGGAGGCCACCTACTTCGGCAGCGTGAACCGCAACAAGCGGTCGGTGGTGCTCGACCTCACGAACGACCGCGATCTCGCGGAGGCACGCCGGCTTGCGGCATCCGCCGATGTCGTCATCGAGAACTTCCGCCCCGGCGTGATGGACCGGTTCGGCCTGTCGTACGAGGACGTGCGCGCCGCGAACCCCGGCGTCGTGTACTGCTCGATCACGGGCTTCGGCGCCGGGGCGGGGGCCGGGCTGGCGGGGTACGACCTGCTGGTGCAGGCGGTGGGCGGCCTCATGTCGATCACGGGCGAGCCCGAGGGTGAGCCGGCCAAGGCCGGCGTCGCCCTCGTCGACGTGCTCTGCGGGCAGAACGCGGTCGCGGGCATCCTGCTCGCCCTCCGCGAGCGCGACCGCGCGGGACTCGGCCAGCGCGTCGAGGCCAACCTCCTGCAGAGCCTGCTCTCGGCGCTCACCAACCAGGCGGCCTCGACGCTCGCCACCGGCCACGCGCCGCGGCGGCTCGGCAACCAGCACCCGAGCATCGCGCCGTACGCGGTGTTCCCCGCGGCCGACCGCGACCTCGTCATCGCCGTGGGCAACGATCGGCAGTTCCGCGCACTCACCTGGGCACTCGGCATCCCGGCCCTCGCCGACGACCCGCGCTACTCGACGAACGAGGCGCGCGTCCAGCACCGCGATCTGCTGCGCGCCGAACTCGAGGCGGCCCTGGCCGGCCGCCGAGCCGGGCACTGGGTCGCGGCACTGGGCGACGCGGGCGTGCCCGCCGGGCTGGTGAACGACGTGGCGGAGGCGATCGCCTTCGCCGATGGCCTGGGGCTCGAGCCCGTGGTCGAACTCGGCGGAAGCCGCACGATCGCCGACCCGATCAGGCTCTCGTCCGCCCCGCCGGCCTACCGCACCCCGCCACCGCGGCTCGACGAGCACGCCGGCGCCGACTGGCTTCCCCGCGACCTCCGCGACGCCCCTGAGAAAGGACCCCGCGCATGA
- a CDS encoding NAD-dependent succinate-semialdehyde dehydrogenase, translated as MSYAVTNPATGETVKTYPTISDADLDAAIAAADEAHRTWSRSTSVEERAALVRRVGELHVERRQDLAEIIVREMGKPIEQALAEVDFAGAIYEYYADHSAEFLKDEPVQLLAGEGSAIIRRSSLGVLLGIMPWNFPYYQVARFAGPNLIIGNTILLKHAEQCPESAAAIEQIHHDAGFPAGAYVNVYASHDQIERVIADPRVQGVSLTGSERAGAAVAEIAGRNLKKVVLELGGSDPFILLSTDDLDETVQNAVDARLDNNGQSCNAAKRFIVADELYEPFLEKFTAKLAEVETGDPTSSETALGPLSSLKAAEGLDEQVRRAVEHGATLVHGGTREGAYFQTTVLTDVSPDNPASKEEFFGPVAQVYRAKDESEAIRLANDIPFGLGSYVYTTDQEQALRVADGIEAGMVFVNVVLADGAELPFGGIKRSGTGREMGRLGADEFVNKKMIRIG; from the coding sequence ATGAGCTATGCCGTGACCAACCCCGCCACCGGCGAGACGGTCAAGACGTACCCGACCATCAGCGACGCCGACCTCGACGCCGCCATCGCCGCCGCCGACGAGGCGCACCGCACGTGGTCGCGATCGACCAGCGTCGAGGAGCGAGCCGCGCTCGTCCGCAGGGTCGGCGAGCTGCACGTCGAGCGCCGTCAGGACCTCGCCGAGATCATCGTGCGCGAGATGGGCAAGCCGATCGAGCAGGCCCTCGCCGAGGTCGACTTCGCCGGGGCGATCTACGAGTACTACGCCGACCACTCCGCCGAGTTCCTCAAGGACGAGCCGGTGCAGCTGCTGGCCGGCGAGGGCTCCGCGATCATCCGTCGCTCCTCGCTCGGCGTGCTGCTCGGCATCATGCCGTGGAACTTCCCGTACTACCAGGTGGCCCGGTTCGCCGGTCCGAACCTCATCATCGGCAACACGATCCTGCTCAAGCACGCCGAGCAGTGCCCCGAGTCGGCTGCGGCGATCGAGCAGATCCACCACGACGCCGGATTCCCCGCCGGCGCCTATGTCAACGTGTACGCGTCGCACGACCAGATCGAGCGCGTCATCGCCGATCCCCGGGTGCAGGGCGTCTCGCTCACGGGCTCGGAGCGCGCGGGCGCCGCGGTCGCGGAGATCGCCGGTCGCAACCTGAAGAAGGTCGTGCTCGAGCTCGGCGGCTCCGACCCCTTCATCCTGCTCTCCACCGACGACCTCGATGAGACCGTCCAGAACGCGGTCGACGCCCGCCTCGACAACAACGGCCAGTCCTGCAACGCGGCCAAGCGCTTCATCGTCGCCGACGAGCTCTACGAGCCGTTCCTCGAGAAGTTCACGGCCAAGCTGGCCGAGGTCGAGACCGGCGACCCGACGTCGTCCGAGACCGCGCTCGGCCCGCTCTCCTCGCTGAAGGCGGCGGAAGGCCTCGACGAGCAGGTGCGACGTGCGGTCGAGCACGGCGCCACGCTCGTGCACGGCGGCACCCGCGAGGGCGCCTACTTCCAGACGACGGTGCTGACGGATGTCTCGCCCGACAACCCGGCGTCGAAGGAGGAGTTCTTCGGGCCGGTCGCGCAGGTGTATCGCGCGAAGGACGAGTCCGAAGCGATCCGCCTCGCCAACGACATCCCGTTCGGGCTCGGCTCCTACGTCTACACGACGGACCAGGAGCAGGCCCTGCGGGTCGCCGACGGCATCGAGGCGGGCATGGTCTTCGTGAACGTCGTCCTCGCCGACGGCGCCGAGCTGCCGTTCGGGGGCATCAAGCGCTCGGGCACCGGCCGCGAGATGGGCCGCCTGGGCGCCGACGAGTTCGTGAACAAGAAGATGATCCGCATCGGCTGA
- a CDS encoding cache domain-containing protein, which translates to MTRTPTEVAHAVAEVFRGVFDQLAEWREPIRALLGAGGEVRAQTLDTVVADLVIPRLEEADPMLVGAGFIADGEVVRGRGVHFAWWLGPLDDNPVLGSTTEPTRLDLSTRGYTEYLRDFRALEWYRIPATTRHAHVTGPYVDHLCTCDYILTLTMPVHDRDEERMVGVIGADVAVRRLEHALLAAFLEVDAPLALVNQDGRVVLSTDPGLQVGQLVEAGSSSVDVEGTPFVVRVGSVASGSSSKI; encoded by the coding sequence ATGACCCGCACGCCGACTGAGGTCGCGCATGCCGTCGCGGAGGTCTTCCGCGGCGTGTTCGACCAGCTCGCCGAGTGGCGTGAGCCCATCCGCGCCCTGCTCGGCGCCGGCGGGGAGGTGCGGGCGCAGACCCTCGACACCGTGGTCGCCGATCTCGTCATCCCGAGGCTCGAGGAGGCCGACCCGATGCTCGTCGGGGCGGGCTTCATCGCCGACGGCGAGGTCGTACGCGGCCGGGGCGTGCACTTCGCCTGGTGGCTCGGTCCCCTCGACGACAACCCCGTGCTCGGCTCGACCACCGAGCCGACCCGGCTCGACCTGTCGACCCGGGGCTACACCGAGTACCTCCGCGACTTCCGCGCCCTCGAGTGGTACCGCATCCCCGCCACCACCCGGCACGCCCACGTCACCGGCCCGTACGTCGACCACCTGTGCACGTGCGATTACATCCTCACCCTCACGATGCCCGTGCACGATCGCGACGAGGAGCGGATGGTCGGCGTCATCGGCGCCGACGTCGCCGTGCGCCGCCTCGAGCACGCCCTCCTCGCCGCATTCCTCGAGGTCGACGCGCCGCTCGCCCTCGTCAACCAGGACGGGCGCGTGGTGCTCTCGACCGACCCGGGACTCCAGGTCGGGCAGCTCGTCGAGGCCGGCTCGAGCTCGGTCGACGTTGAGGGCACGCCCTTCGTCGTGCGGGTGGGGTCCGTCGCCTCCGGGTCGTCATCAAAGATTTAG
- a CDS encoding amino acid ABC transporter ATP-binding protein, with amino-acid sequence MSPSDDSLQQGPDAAGDPLAPNDPLAPNDPLAPNDPLAPKAAPDDSPLLTARGIRKSFGDNEVLRSIDLDVRRGEVVVLIGPSGSGKTTVLRSLNGLETPDGGTIAFTGGPELDFAKPLPKGARFALRDRSAMVFQQHNLFPHMTVLQNVVEGPIRVQRVPKAQAIAEASALLDRVGLAEKRDAYPFELSGGQQQRVGIVRALALKPDLLLFDEPTSALDPELVGEVLSVIKELADEGWTMVVVTHELGFARQAADEVLFMDGGVVVERGAPGEIFTKPTEERTRRFLDRILRPMD; translated from the coding sequence ATGTCGCCCAGTGACGACTCGCTGCAGCAGGGTCCGGATGCCGCGGGCGACCCGCTCGCGCCGAACGACCCGCTCGCGCCGAACGACCCGCTCGCGCCGAACGACCCGCTCGCGCCGAAGGCCGCGCCCGACGACTCGCCGCTGCTGACGGCACGCGGCATCCGCAAGTCGTTCGGCGACAACGAGGTGCTGCGCTCGATCGACCTCGACGTGCGACGCGGAGAGGTGGTCGTGCTCATCGGCCCCAGCGGGTCGGGCAAGACCACCGTGCTGCGCTCGCTGAACGGACTCGAGACGCCCGATGGCGGCACGATCGCGTTCACCGGCGGCCCCGAGCTCGACTTCGCCAAGCCGCTCCCGAAGGGCGCGCGGTTCGCCCTGCGCGATCGGTCGGCGATGGTGTTCCAGCAGCACAACCTGTTCCCGCACATGACGGTGCTGCAGAACGTGGTCGAGGGCCCCATCCGCGTGCAGCGCGTGCCGAAGGCGCAGGCGATCGCCGAGGCATCCGCCCTGCTCGACCGCGTCGGCCTCGCCGAGAAGCGCGACGCGTACCCGTTCGAGTTGTCGGGCGGGCAGCAGCAGCGGGTCGGCATCGTGCGGGCGCTCGCCCTGAAGCCCGACCTGCTGCTCTTCGACGAGCCCACCAGCGCCCTCGACCCCGAGCTGGTCGGCGAGGTGCTGTCGGTCATCAAGGAGCTCGCCGACGAGGGCTGGACCATGGTGGTGGTGACGCACGAGCTCGGCTTCGCTCGGCAGGCGGCCGACGAGGTGCTGTTCATGGACGGCGGCGTGGTGGTCGAGCGGGGCGCCCCCGGCGAGATCTTCACCAAGCCGACCGAGGAGCGCACGCGCCGGTTCCTCGACCGGATCCTGCGGCCGATGGACTAG
- a CDS encoding amino acid ABC transporter substrate-binding protein codes for MSRARTLLGLVAASAAALALAACSSGAPASSDAASDNEYGLVKAGTLTVATEGTYRPFSFHEDGNGDLTGYDVEVAEAVADKLGLEVQFEETQWDAIFAGLDAGRFDAIANQVSINPEREEQYLFSEPYTVSPGVIVVKEGDTSISSFDDLAGKTTAQSLTSNWYELAQESGANVEAVEGWAQAVALLEQGRVDATINDKLTYLDYVKTNGKSGIEVAAETDDPSLSAIALTKDKTALQAAIDDALAQLREEGVLAELGEKYFGADVSQ; via the coding sequence ATGTCACGCGCCCGCACCCTGCTCGGCCTCGTCGCCGCATCCGCCGCCGCCCTCGCCCTCGCCGCCTGCTCCTCGGGCGCCCCGGCCTCGAGCGACGCGGCATCCGACAACGAGTACGGACTGGTGAAGGCCGGCACGCTGACCGTGGCGACGGAGGGCACTTACCGCCCCTTCAGCTTCCACGAGGACGGCAACGGCGACCTGACCGGCTACGACGTCGAGGTCGCCGAGGCGGTCGCGGACAAGCTCGGACTCGAGGTGCAGTTCGAGGAGACCCAGTGGGACGCGATCTTCGCGGGCCTCGACGCCGGCCGCTTCGACGCCATCGCGAACCAGGTGTCGATCAACCCCGAGCGCGAGGAGCAGTACCTCTTCAGCGAGCCTTACACCGTCTCGCCCGGCGTGATCGTGGTCAAGGAGGGCGACACCTCCATCTCGAGCTTCGACGACCTCGCCGGCAAGACCACCGCGCAGTCGCTGACGAGCAACTGGTACGAGCTCGCCCAGGAGTCGGGCGCGAACGTCGAGGCCGTCGAGGGCTGGGCGCAGGCCGTCGCCCTGCTCGAGCAGGGTCGCGTCGACGCCACCATCAACGACAAGCTCACCTACCTCGACTACGTCAAGACCAACGGGAAGTCGGGCATCGAGGTGGCCGCCGAGACCGACGACCCCTCGCTCAGCGCCATCGCGCTCACCAAGGACAAGACCGCACTGCAGGCCGCGATCGACGACGCGCTCGCGCAGCTCCGCGAGGAGGGCGTGCTCGCCGAGCTCGGCGAGAAGTACTTCGGGGCCGACGTCTCCCAGTAG
- a CDS encoding GntR family transcriptional regulator, which yields METRVGPGAREAVFAQLADTGRAEQVAQRLTDGIVLGVLDPGERLPSEPELARRFGVALITVREGLGILRDAGLVETRRGREGGSFVVHDDVGHPALLSARLRSLAQVELSDMAVYFGAILAGAAERAAQRASAQDAANLAGWLRGADFSTAAGARTNQGGFLLELAVLSQSARLVREQIRLQAEFGPLLLFGLVDPGARSQAVEFDERIVRAVRRQSADRARAAAGELVDMLALRLLGAKARVERGGDLDDPHAD from the coding sequence ATGGAGACGAGGGTGGGGCCGGGCGCGCGTGAAGCGGTGTTCGCCCAGCTCGCCGACACCGGACGTGCCGAGCAGGTCGCCCAGCGCCTCACGGACGGCATCGTCCTCGGCGTGCTCGATCCCGGCGAACGCCTGCCGAGCGAACCCGAGCTCGCCCGCCGCTTCGGCGTCGCGCTCATCACCGTGCGCGAGGGCCTCGGCATCCTCCGCGACGCCGGCCTCGTGGAGACCCGCCGAGGCCGCGAGGGCGGAAGCTTCGTGGTGCACGACGACGTCGGGCACCCCGCGCTCCTCTCCGCCCGCCTGCGCAGCCTCGCACAGGTCGAGCTCAGCGACATGGCCGTCTATTTCGGCGCGATCCTCGCGGGTGCGGCCGAGCGCGCGGCGCAACGGGCGTCGGCGCAGGATGCCGCGAACCTCGCCGGGTGGCTTCGCGGCGCCGACTTCTCCACCGCCGCCGGCGCCCGCACCAATCAGGGCGGCTTCCTGCTGGAACTCGCCGTGCTGAGCCAGTCGGCGCGACTGGTCAGGGAGCAGATCCGGCTCCAGGCGGAGTTCGGGCCGCTGCTGCTGTTCGGCCTCGTCGATCCGGGCGCCCGGTCGCAGGCGGTCGAGTTCGACGAGCGGATCGTGCGTGCGGTGCGTCGGCAGAGTGCCGACCGGGCACGGGCCGCGGCCGGCGAGCTCGTCGACATGCTCGCCCTTCGGCTGCTCGGCGCCAAGGCTCGCGTCGAGCGAGGGGGTGACCTCGATGACCCGCACGCCGACTGA
- a CDS encoding acyl-CoA dehydrogenase family protein, producing the protein MTTAPRLDQVFDLDALLSDEEREWQQRARAFAQERILPIIEEDFEQRHFRSELVRELGEQGFLGMHLQGYGCAGAGAVSYGLVCLELEAADSGWRTFVSVQGSLAMSAIHKYGSEEQKQRWLPGMAKGDLIGCFALTEPQGGSDPAAMTTTARRDGDEWVLDGAKRWIGLASLADVAVVWARVDDPSGGFGQGGSAVRGFLVPTSAAGFTATPIDGKLSMRASVQCDIDLDAVRLPADAILPGASGLSGPFGCLNEARYGIVWGAMGAARSCFEAALARSTEREVFGKPIGANQLTQAKLADMMLELEKGILLALHLGRLKERGVLTPAQVSAGKLNSVREALEIAHQARTILGGDGITSAFPVMRHAANLESVRTYEGTDEIHQLILGRALTGLAAF; encoded by the coding sequence ATGACCACGGCCCCCCGCCTCGACCAGGTCTTCGACCTCGACGCCCTGCTCTCCGATGAGGAGCGCGAGTGGCAGCAGCGCGCCCGCGCCTTCGCGCAGGAGCGGATCCTGCCGATCATCGAGGAGGACTTCGAGCAGCGGCACTTCCGCTCCGAGCTCGTCCGCGAGCTCGGCGAGCAGGGCTTCCTCGGCATGCACCTGCAGGGGTACGGATGCGCCGGGGCCGGCGCCGTGAGCTACGGCCTCGTGTGCCTCGAGCTCGAGGCCGCCGACTCCGGCTGGCGCACGTTCGTGTCGGTGCAGGGCTCGCTCGCGATGAGCGCCATCCACAAGTACGGCTCCGAGGAGCAGAAGCAGCGGTGGCTGCCGGGCATGGCGAAGGGCGACCTCATCGGGTGCTTCGCCCTCACCGAGCCCCAGGGCGGTTCCGACCCGGCGGCGATGACCACCACCGCACGGCGCGACGGCGACGAGTGGGTGCTCGACGGCGCGAAGCGCTGGATCGGCCTCGCCTCCCTCGCCGACGTGGCCGTCGTGTGGGCGCGCGTGGACGACCCATCGGGTGGGTTCGGGCAGGGTGGCAGCGCGGTGCGCGGATTCCTCGTGCCCACGTCGGCCGCCGGGTTCACGGCGACGCCCATCGACGGCAAGCTCTCGATGCGCGCCTCGGTGCAGTGCGATATCGACCTCGACGCGGTGCGCCTGCCGGCGGATGCGATCCTGCCCGGGGCATCCGGACTCTCGGGCCCCTTCGGCTGCCTGAACGAGGCCCGCTACGGCATCGTGTGGGGCGCCATGGGTGCCGCTCGCTCGTGCTTCGAGGCCGCCCTCGCTCGGTCGACCGAACGGGAGGTGTTCGGCAAGCCGATCGGCGCGAACCAGCTCACGCAGGCGAAGCTCGCCGACATGATGCTCGAGCTCGAGAAGGGCATCCTGCTCGCCCTGCACCTCGGCCGCCTCAAGGAGCGGGGAGTGCTGACGCCCGCCCAGGTCTCGGCCGGCAAGCTCAACAGCGTGCGCGAGGCGCTCGAGATCGCGCACCAGGCGCGCACGATCCTCGGCGGCGACGGCATCACCAGCGCCTTCCCCGTGATGCGGCACGCCGCGAACCTCGAATCGGTGCGCACCTACGAGGGCACCGACGAGATCCACCAGCTCATCCTGGGTCGCGCCCTGACCGGCCTGGCGGCGTTCTGA
- a CDS encoding aldehyde dehydrogenase family protein: protein MSGRHVVAVDESTHLADDAGAGGQVDVEVDAAVRAAAGTGVGQSSRADRAAWLRALAAGLELHRDELVALAREETHLSEARLRGEVVRTATQLRFFADVIDEGSYLEATLDAPDASLVPPRPDLRRMLRPIGPVAVFAASNFPFAFSVLGNDTASALAAGCPVVVKAHPGHPRLSRRVVELAREALQGAGAPSDALGLVEGVESGVALVGHPLVSAVGFTGSTGGGRALFDLASARPAPIPFYGELGSLNPVVVTEAAAATDVDGIAAGLAGSFTRDGGQYCTKPGLVFVPEGTGFEDALCDALGTVGAQRLLTDGIGAAFAAGADRLVGLPDAELVWRGAVDPSTGEASDAPATVVAASARAVADDPHAWLQECFGPLTVLARYRDRTELDAAVAALDGSLAASIHHAPGEDISELVAALAPKAGRLVFNGWPTGVAIAWAQHHGGGWPATTASVHTSVGATAVRRFLVPVAYQDAPASVLPAELADGNPLGIPRRVDGTLVSGHQS, encoded by the coding sequence ATGAGCGGTCGCCACGTCGTCGCAGTCGACGAATCCACCCACCTCGCCGACGATGCCGGGGCCGGGGGCCAGGTCGACGTCGAGGTCGACGCCGCCGTACGGGCCGCCGCCGGCACGGGGGTCGGCCAGTCGAGCCGCGCCGACCGGGCCGCGTGGCTCCGGGCGCTCGCCGCAGGGCTCGAGCTCCACCGCGACGAGCTCGTCGCGCTCGCCCGCGAGGAGACCCACCTCTCCGAGGCGCGCCTTCGCGGCGAGGTCGTGCGCACCGCCACGCAGCTCCGGTTCTTCGCGGACGTGATCGACGAGGGCTCCTACCTCGAGGCGACGCTCGACGCGCCCGACGCGTCGCTCGTGCCGCCGAGGCCCGACCTGCGGCGCATGCTGCGGCCCATCGGCCCGGTCGCCGTCTTCGCGGCATCGAACTTCCCGTTCGCGTTCTCGGTGCTCGGCAACGACACGGCGTCGGCGCTCGCCGCAGGCTGCCCGGTCGTCGTGAAGGCCCATCCCGGGCATCCGCGGCTCTCACGCCGGGTCGTGGAGCTCGCACGCGAGGCGCTCCAGGGCGCCGGGGCGCCGTCCGACGCGCTCGGGCTCGTCGAGGGTGTGGAGTCCGGCGTCGCGCTGGTGGGGCATCCGCTTGTCTCGGCAGTCGGCTTCACCGGGTCGACCGGCGGCGGCCGGGCGCTCTTCGACCTCGCGTCGGCGCGACCCGCGCCGATCCCCTTCTACGGGGAGCTCGGGTCGCTGAACCCCGTGGTCGTCACCGAGGCGGCGGCCGCCACGGACGTCGATGGCATCGCCGCCGGGCTGGCGGGTTCCTTCACGCGCGACGGCGGGCAGTACTGCACCAAGCCCGGCCTCGTGTTCGTGCCCGAGGGCACCGGATTCGAGGACGCGCTCTGCGACGCGCTCGGCACCGTCGGCGCGCAGCGACTGCTGACCGACGGCATCGGCGCGGCGTTCGCGGCGGGCGCCGATCGTCTCGTCGGCCTGCCCGACGCCGAGCTCGTCTGGCGCGGCGCCGTCGACCCCAGCACCGGCGAGGCTTCGGATGCCCCGGCCACCGTGGTCGCGGCATCAGCGCGCGCCGTGGCCGACGACCCGCACGCCTGGCTGCAGGAGTGCTTCGGCCCGCTCACCGTGCTCGCCCGCTACCGGGACCGCACCGAGCTCGACGCCGCGGTCGCCGCGCTCGACGGAAGCCTCGCCGCCTCGATCCACCACGCACCGGGCGAGGACATCTCGGAGCTTGTCGCGGCACTCGCGCCCAAGGCCGGACGCCTCGTCTTCAACGGGTGGCCGACGGGCGTCGCCATCGCCTGGGCGCAGCACCACGGCGGCGGATGGCCGGCGACCACCGCGTCGGTGCACACGTCGGTCGGCGCCACCGCCGTGCGGCGATTCCTCGTCCCCGTGGCCTACCAGGATGCACCGGCTTCGGTGCTGCCCGCCGAGCTCGCCGACGGCAACCCGCTCGGCATTCCCCGCAGGGTCGACGGGACGCTCGTGTCCGGCCACCAGTCGTGA
- a CDS encoding Pr6Pr family membrane protein: MAARTHGVLAPGMRARRSLGVFRVLVAVLEVVAIIGNFQYVLGFRFFATANFFSYFTIQSAMIAVVTLGIAAWYALRAPSDPPWLGILRTMVTVYLLVSGIVFGLIVSQASTRDYRIDVPWSDTLLHFVVPALAVIAWTTDSVMAVNPPVPWSTVGWVLVYPTLWLPYTLVRGADVGWYPYFFLDEAQVGGALGVAAYCLLVVAIFVAVTAALVAVNRALWRRARDRRARRTGTPDRRAAPVEAPAPTR; the protein is encoded by the coding sequence ATGGCAGCCCGCACCCACGGAGTCCTCGCTCCGGGCATGCGGGCGCGTCGTTCCCTCGGGGTGTTCCGGGTGCTCGTCGCGGTGCTCGAGGTCGTCGCGATCATCGGCAACTTCCAGTACGTGCTCGGCTTCCGCTTCTTCGCGACGGCCAACTTCTTCAGCTACTTCACGATCCAGTCGGCGATGATCGCGGTCGTCACGCTCGGGATCGCGGCGTGGTACGCGCTCAGGGCGCCGAGCGACCCGCCCTGGCTCGGCATCCTCCGCACGATGGTCACCGTGTACCTGCTCGTCTCGGGCATCGTGTTCGGGCTCATCGTCAGCCAGGCGTCCACCCGCGACTACCGCATCGACGTGCCATGGTCGGACACCCTGCTGCACTTCGTGGTGCCCGCGCTCGCCGTGATCGCGTGGACGACCGACAGCGTCATGGCCGTGAACCCTCCGGTGCCCTGGTCGACCGTCGGCTGGGTGCTCGTGTACCCGACGCTCTGGTTGCCCTACACCCTCGTTCGTGGCGCCGACGTCGGCTGGTACCCCTACTTCTTCCTCGACGAGGCGCAGGTGGGCGGTGCGCTCGGCGTCGCCGCCTACTGCCTGCTGGTGGTCGCCATCTTCGTCGCCGTGACGGCGGCGCTCGTGGCGGTCAACCGGGCGCTGTGGCGTAGGGCGCGAGATCGTCGAGCACGGCGGACAGGAACTCCGGATCGTCGAGCGGCTCCAGTCGAAGCGCCTGCGCCGACGCGATGA